From the Candidatus Hydrogenedentota bacterium genome, one window contains:
- a CDS encoding HAD family phosphatase, whose protein sequence is MSSPVDPTVFPKAMDEMPKIMNEATAAEQLRPLAASFTILKNPPYVFPPYEICPLAPASTILEEGMEAAVMDMDGTTTTTEALCIESLATMVSCMCGKGKVGAFSILSPERDYPHIIGNSTTLHVKYLVTTYGGDISAEGFCRHFIRAAAWNISCGIDPLRAEETRTSLITQGLGELSACEDFQQLGHAMTHSDNATIETLLDTLTSRWQPRLVMNTLSDLVRIGIEIYYQHYHELLKQFDKNDADHETSQELIKPMPGIGIALAMMKGLLGEETGKLSDRIRALLPESASTDPTEIQRGLACLLPLGRYFQKHPVKLALVTSSIAAEAKIVLKEVFQVIRREIKEWEVSEALRESLHHTFADPATFYDARITADDSSEIRLKPHRDLYSIALHTLGIPPDRFHRVAGFEDSESGVTAIRTAGISLSCAVPFAMTADHGFDAATVVCTGGMPEVILKKRFFLPEKRFLAPE, encoded by the coding sequence GTGTCGTCTCCTGTCGATCCCACCGTTTTCCCAAAAGCCATGGATGAGATGCCTAAGATTATGAATGAGGCGACAGCGGCGGAACAGCTCCGGCCTCTTGCCGCCTCATTCACCATACTCAAAAATCCGCCCTACGTTTTTCCCCCTTACGAAATCTGTCCCCTCGCACCGGCGTCCACTATCCTCGAAGAGGGTATGGAAGCGGCGGTCATGGACATGGACGGCACCACTACAACCACAGAAGCCTTATGCATTGAGTCCTTGGCAACCATGGTCTCCTGTATGTGTGGGAAAGGGAAAGTAGGCGCTTTTTCAATTCTATCGCCGGAGCGTGATTATCCGCATATTATCGGAAACAGCACCACCCTCCATGTAAAATACTTGGTAACTACCTATGGCGGGGATATTTCTGCAGAAGGTTTTTGCCGGCATTTTATACGTGCCGCCGCGTGGAACATCAGCTGCGGCATTGACCCCCTTCGTGCGGAAGAAACACGCACCTCTCTGATTACGCAAGGACTGGGCGAACTCAGCGCCTGTGAAGATTTTCAGCAACTCGGTCATGCCATGACACACTCCGATAATGCCACAATAGAAACGCTATTGGATACGCTCACCTCCCGTTGGCAACCGCGGCTGGTCATGAATACCCTTTCCGACCTCGTTCGTATCGGCATTGAAATCTACTATCAGCATTACCACGAGCTGCTGAAGCAGTTTGATAAGAATGATGCCGATCACGAGACGAGCCAAGAGCTGATCAAACCCATGCCCGGAATAGGGATTGCTTTAGCGATGATGAAAGGATTGCTTGGCGAAGAGACAGGCAAGCTTTCCGACAGAATCCGCGCCTTGTTGCCTGAAAGTGCTTCAACCGATCCAACTGAGATTCAACGGGGATTAGCCTGTCTCCTTCCTCTTGGCCGCTATTTTCAAAAGCATCCGGTCAAACTGGCATTGGTCACCTCCTCTATCGCCGCCGAAGCAAAGATTGTCTTGAAAGAAGTGTTTCAGGTTATACGCCGCGAAATTAAAGAGTGGGAAGTATCGGAGGCGCTGCGCGAAAGCTTGCACCACACCTTCGCAGATCCTGCAACCTTTTACGATGCACGCATCACGGCCGATGATTCCAGTGAAATTCGATTGAAGCCCCACCGTGATTTATATTCCATTGCGCTCCATACCCTAGGCATTCCGCCTGATCGTTTTCACCGTGTCGCTGGCTTTGAAGATAGTGAGTCCGGCGTAACCGCCATCCGCACGGCCGGCATTTCCCTGTCCTGTGCAGTACCTTTCGCAATGACCGCTGACCACGGCTTTGACGCAGCCACCGTCGTTTGCACCGGCGGTATGCCGGAAGTAATACTCAAAAAACGCTTCTTCCTGCCCGAGAAACGCTTTCTCGCGCCGGAATAG
- a CDS encoding argininosuccinate synthase: MSTTKKIVLAYSGGLDTSIILKWLQETYKAEIIAFIADVGQGEETEPARKKAIETGASQAIVGDLREPFVKDFVFPALRANAIYEGCYLLGTSVARPIIAKAQIDVLRETGADAVSHGSTGKGNDQVRFELTYLALEPNVRILAPWRDPNWTLNSREKMIEYAKKHGIPVPVSKAKPYSSDRNLLHISFEGGVLEDPWNEPPEDMFLLSVSPMAAPDTPTYVEIDFEEGTPVAVDGQRLGPVALLEKLNALGGANGIGRVDMVENRFVGMKSRGVYETPGGTILYAAHRAVESITMDREVMLQRDQLSPKIAQLIYNGFWFSPEMEALTAFVDKSQENVTGTARIALYKGNCTVVGRRAEKTLYDAKVATFEEDEGIYEQMDATGFIRLNALRLRARKNAGLF, from the coding sequence ATGAGCACCACTAAAAAAATTGTACTTGCTTATTCCGGCGGTCTGGATACATCCATTATCCTAAAATGGTTACAGGAAACGTATAAGGCGGAGATCATCGCTTTTATCGCCGATGTGGGCCAAGGAGAAGAAACAGAACCTGCCCGCAAGAAAGCCATCGAAACCGGCGCGTCACAAGCGATTGTCGGCGACTTACGAGAGCCCTTTGTTAAGGACTTCGTATTTCCTGCTCTCCGTGCCAATGCCATTTATGAAGGCTGTTATTTACTCGGTACCAGCGTAGCCCGCCCCATTATTGCGAAAGCGCAAATTGATGTCTTGCGCGAAACCGGCGCTGACGCGGTGTCACACGGTTCCACCGGCAAAGGGAACGACCAAGTTCGTTTTGAACTGACCTATCTGGCGCTCGAACCCAATGTACGCATACTTGCCCCTTGGCGTGATCCCAACTGGACCCTGAACAGCCGGGAAAAGATGATTGAATACGCGAAGAAGCATGGCATCCCTGTGCCCGTGTCCAAGGCGAAACCCTATTCTTCTGACAGAAATCTCCTTCATATTTCTTTTGAAGGCGGTGTCCTTGAAGATCCTTGGAACGAGCCGCCTGAAGATATGTTCCTGCTCAGCGTTTCCCCCATGGCCGCCCCCGATACGCCCACCTATGTGGAAATTGATTTTGAAGAAGGTACTCCTGTCGCGGTTGACGGTCAACGTCTGGGCCCGGTCGCCCTTCTCGAAAAACTCAATGCGCTCGGCGGCGCCAACGGAATCGGAAGGGTTGACATGGTCGAAAACCGCTTCGTCGGCATGAAGTCACGGGGCGTGTATGAAACACCGGGCGGAACTATTTTATATGCCGCACACCGTGCCGTCGAATCCATCACCATGGATCGTGAAGTCATGTTGCAGCGCGATCAACTTTCCCCCAAAATTGCGCAGCTCATCTACAACGGATTCTGGTTCTCCCCCGAAATGGAAGCGCTCACTGCTTTCGTAGACAAAAGCCAAGAAAATGTTACCGGTACGGCGCGCATTGCCCTCTACAAAGGCAATTGCACCGTCGTCGGCCGCCGTGCAGAAAAAACGCTCTATGATGCGAAAGTGGCAACCTTTGAAGAAGATGAAGGAATCTACGAACAGATGGATGCCACCGGCTTTATTCGACTCAACGCACTGCGCCTGCGCGCACGCAAAAACGCGGGATTGTTTTAA